In Mangifera indica cultivar Alphonso unplaced genomic scaffold, CATAS_Mindica_2.1 Un_0025, whole genome shotgun sequence, a genomic segment contains:
- the LOC123206132 gene encoding pentatricopeptide repeat-containing protein At4g19890-like, producing MVSLFIKRCHCLQRKLSPTSVLTLFVLRPYSHCTHFNDVRFAHAQPPLSPSSSPSTAPTPPQSFLKTICSSALESYYKQAHFLSSPPKLSLCIDTESLTHEQAITVVASLANEAGSMVALSFFYWAIGFAKFRHFRRLYIVCAASLIDNGNFERAHEVMQCMVRSFAEIGRLKEAFSIVIEVSNHGLPLVTGSFNCVVGVACEIGLVEFAEKVFEEMCERGVSPDSCSYKLMVIAYCRMGRLREADRWLSAMIERGLLVDNSTLTLIISAFCEKGFVSRAFWYFNRMIEAGLKPNLINYTALINGLCKRGSIKQAFEMLEEMVRIGFKPNVYTHTILIDGLCKKGWTEKAFRLFLKLVRSDNYKPNVYTYTTMINGYCKEEKMNRAEMLLGRMKEQGLFPNTNTYTSLIDGHCKAGNFERAYELMHLMGKEGFTPNICTYNAIIDGLCKRGRVTEAYEVLMKGFEEGLQADKITYTILISEHCKRSEIEQALVFFCKMVKVALQPDIHAYTTLIAAFSRQKRMKESEKLFEEAIRLGLVPTKETYTSMICGYCRDGNVSMALKLFHRMGEHGCVPDGFTYGALISGLCKESKLDEACELYETMVDRGISPCEVTRVTLAYEYCKKNDSAMAMVILESLDKKLWIRTVNTLVRKLCSESKVGIAALFFHKLLEKDSNVDHVTLSAFTTACYENNNYALVSDLSKRISEGIG from the coding sequence ATGGTGTCTCTTTTTATTAAGAGATGTCATTGTCTTCAAAGAAAACTATCACCTACATCAGTCCTCACGCTCTTCGTTCTCAGGCCATACTCGCACTGCACTCACTTTAATGACGTTCGCTTCGCTCATGCACAGCCCCCTCTTTCTCCATCATCATCACCGTCAACAGCCCCGACCCCACCGCAATCTTTTCTAAAAACAATTTGCTCTTCGGCCCTGGAATCTTATTACAAACAAGCCCATTTCCTATCATCCCCGCCCAAGCTCAGTCTTTGCATAGACACCGAGTCTTTGACCCACGAACAGGCCATTACTGTGGTTGCTTCACTGGCTAACGAAGCGGGTTCGATGGTGGCACTCAGTTTCTTTTACTGGGCGATCGGGTTTGCGAAGTTTCGTCATTTTCGGAGACTTTATATAGTTTGCGCCGCCTCATTGATTGATAATGGGAATTTTGAGAGAGCTCACGAGGTGATGCAGTGTATGGTGAGGAGTTTCGCTGAAATTGGGAGGTTGAAGGAGGCGTTTAGCATTGTTATTGAGGTTTCAAATCATGGGTTGCCGTTGGTTACCGGTAGTTTTAACTGTGTTGTGGGGGTTGCCTGTGAAATCGGGTTGGTCGAGTTCGCGGAGAAAGTGTTTGAAGAAATGTGTGAGAGAGGTGTAAGTCCGGATTCTTGCAGTTATAAGTTGATGGTTATTGCATATTGTAGAATGGGTAGACTTAGAGAGGCTGATAGGTGGTTGAGTGCAATGATTGAGAGAGGGCTCCTTGTTGATAATTCGAcgttaacattaattattagTGCTTTCTGTGAGAAGGGTTTTGTGAGTAGagcattttggtattttaataGGATGATTGAAGCAGGTCTGAAACCGAACTTGATCAATTACACGGCTTTGATCAACGGGTTGTGTAAGAGAGGCAGCATTAAGCAAGCATTTGAAATGTTGGAGGAAATGGTTCGAATAGGCTTTAAACCGAATGTGTATACTCATACAATATTGATTGATGGGCTTTGTAAGAAGGGTTGGACTGAAAAGGCTTTCAGGCTGTTTCTTAAGCTTGTTCGAAGTGATAATTACAAGccaaatgtgtatacatatacCACTATGATTAATGGGTACtgcaaagaagagaagatgaaTCGTGCAGAGATGTTGTTGGGCAGAATGAAAGAGCAAGGGCTGTTTCCAAATACCAACACATATACTAGTCTTATAGATGGGCATTGCAAAGCAGGGAATTTTGAAAGAGCATATGAATTGATGCATTTGATGGGTAAAGAAGGCTTTACTCCTAATATCTGTACTTATAATGCAATTATTGACGGCCTTTGTAAAAGGGGCAGGGTTACAGAAGCTTATGAGGTTCTTATGAAGGGGTTTGAAGAGGGATTGCAAGCTGATAAAATTACCTACACTATTCTCATATCTGAGCACTGTAAGCGATCTGAAATTGAACAAGCCCTGGTGTTTTTCTGTAAGATGGTTAAAGTTGCTCTGCAGCCCGATATACATGCATATACTACATTGATTGCTGCATTCTCTAGgcaaaaaagaatgaaagaaagtGAGAAACTTTTTGAGGAAGCCATCAGGCTTGGCTTGGTTCCGACCAAGGAAACATATACTTCCATGATTTGTGGGTACTGTAGGGATGGAAATGTCAGTATGGCTTTGAAGCTTTTCCACAGGATGGGTGAGCATGGTTGTGTACCAGATGGTTTTACTTATGGGGCTCTTATAAGTGGGCTTTGTAAAGAATCCAAGTTGGACGAGGCATGTGAGTTATATGAAACTATGGTAGACAGGGGGATTTCCCCCTGTGAAGTTACTCGGGTAACACTAGCATATGAGTACTGCAAGAAAAATGATTCTGCCATGGCAATGGTTATTTTGGAAAGCCTAGACAAAAAGCTCTGGATCCGAACGGTAAATACCTTGGTCAGGAAGCTTTGTAGTGAGAGTAAAGTAGGAATAGCAGCATTGTTCTTTCATAAATTACTGGAGAAGGACAGTAATGTTGATCACGTGACTCTGTCAGCCTTCACGACTGCATGTTATGAGAACAACAATTATGCTCTAGTGTCTGACTTGTCTAAAAGGATCTCTGAAGGAATTGGTTAA